In the Paenibacillus sp. FSL H7-0357 genome, one interval contains:
- a CDS encoding AAA family ATPase, with the protein MKPILLKVSGLQSYREQQEIDFASLTETGLFGIFGPTGSGKSSLLDAITLAMYGKVERAVNGTQGIMNHSEDQLSVAFTFELTSSAGVRRYRVERKFKRTGEQSISNTISRFIEVTEDGDQVMADKLADVTRCVEEHIGLKMDDFTRAVVLPQGKFAEFLSLRGVDRRQMLQRLFHLEQYGDQLALKLSRRVKENEAALRALEAEQQGLGSAGKADVEAAAERLQEAVRHAEECRKKLEAAMQLAERFAKIRELQEDRIRRERRRQELLSQEENVLLLEQKLVKADEAEKRLPVLKAWRSAEDAWRSRLAVAESRETLATAAEHEAAGLAAAEAAAQAALAAEEPALRQGADTYRRALELEAELSELRRERAAVQARQGEASRGLAARRESMARERELLAKGQKRQQELQQSLQPLAVRSQERQSLQEAMQRLQELRSAESQWETAERERRERAAVLAAAEARLAAAEARRQSLAAARGEHIAAAALHQEELRAAEAAARNAAERLELHGGTLEAALKEQELHRLSLTLARELQDGQPCPVCGSGHHPSPALSQDSGGREGLETQLQHIRALERRALETRHLFRSLLEQDGAWLEQIYGEGVIGDALKTPAAAGLAQDSADASIHSASAGISPDEMFLSGLEAQHVSLKARSGELRRGAAEWQRGMQEQQQLCHQEAAAATAETAWVEGLAAKAGDLAARLGTLRQDWARLFPELAAGEAENAYREMLAKDEQAEEIRGRLDISVKFLEEKGNAVQVLQEEIAVLDKELAQWNAQLEGKEALEREKEQRLLQWTGGRSAAALLEECERRLQELQAALDNNKQRHRQAADKAQHEVKEAAIARQAAESAREHSAAAAAHWEESLNSSPFASASEVEGAALMPEERSRAAARIRAHREEEAEVTLQLRSIEEKLSGASLSTEEWQESQSALQTCKEDDERSLQSRARAERDLEDLQHRHIRWMELEGQRKEHAAQQDRLSKLQAVLRGNAFVEYIAEEQLMQVCQAASQRLRFLSKQRYALEVDSGGGFVIRDDGNGGVRRPVSTLSGGETFLTSLSLALALSAQIQLRGQYPLQFFFLDEGFGTLDPDLLDTVITSLERLHNDQLSVGIISHVPELRARLPRKLIVVPAEQGGGGSRILLEKM; encoded by the coding sequence GTGAAGCCGATTCTATTAAAAGTATCCGGGCTGCAAAGCTATCGGGAGCAGCAGGAGATTGATTTTGCGAGTCTGACGGAAACCGGGCTGTTCGGGATCTTCGGACCGACCGGCAGCGGGAAATCCAGTCTGCTGGACGCTATTACATTAGCGATGTACGGCAAGGTGGAACGGGCAGTGAACGGAACGCAGGGAATTATGAACCATTCCGAGGATCAGCTCAGTGTGGCTTTCACCTTCGAGCTCACTTCCTCCGCCGGTGTCCGGCGTTACCGGGTGGAGCGGAAATTCAAACGGACCGGGGAGCAGTCCATCAGCAATACAATCAGCCGGTTCATCGAGGTCACGGAAGACGGAGACCAGGTTATGGCTGACAAGCTGGCGGATGTTACCCGCTGTGTAGAAGAGCATATCGGGCTGAAAATGGATGATTTCACCCGTGCGGTGGTTCTGCCGCAAGGCAAATTTGCCGAGTTCCTGTCGCTGCGGGGTGTGGACCGCAGGCAAATGCTTCAGCGGCTCTTTCACCTGGAGCAGTATGGCGACCAGCTGGCCCTCAAGCTCAGCCGCCGGGTCAAGGAGAACGAGGCGGCGCTGCGGGCGCTTGAAGCGGAGCAGCAGGGCCTTGGCAGTGCAGGGAAGGCGGATGTAGAGGCCGCAGCGGAGCGGCTGCAGGAAGCGGTCCGCCATGCGGAGGAATGCCGCAAGAAGCTGGAGGCGGCTATGCAGCTTGCCGAGCGGTTCGCGAAGATCCGCGAGCTGCAGGAGGACCGTATCCGCCGTGAGCGGCGGCGGCAGGAGTTGCTGTCGCAGGAGGAGAACGTCCTCCTGCTGGAGCAGAAGCTCGTCAAGGCTGACGAAGCCGAGAAGCGGCTGCCTGTGCTGAAGGCGTGGCGAAGCGCCGAGGATGCCTGGCGGAGCCGGCTCGCTGTTGCCGAGAGCCGGGAAACCTTGGCAACCGCCGCCGAGCATGAGGCGGCGGGGCTTGCTGCGGCCGAGGCTGCGGCGCAGGCTGCGCTGGCCGCCGAGGAGCCGGCCCTCCGGCAGGGGGCCGATACCTACCGCCGTGCGCTGGAGCTCGAAGCCGAGCTCAGTGAACTGCGGCGTGAGCGCGCGGCGGTGCAGGCGCGCCAAGGCGAGGCCTCCCGCGGGCTGGCTGCCCGGCGGGAGAGCATGGCCCGGGAGCGTGAGCTTTTGGCCAAGGGCCAAAAGCGCCAGCAGGAGCTGCAGCAAAGCCTGCAGCCGCTTGCGGTCCGCTCCCAGGAACGGCAGTCTCTGCAGGAAGCGATGCAGAGACTGCAGGAACTGCGCTCCGCCGAGTCCCAGTGGGAGACGGCGGAGCGGGAGCGCCGCGAGCGGGCGGCGGTGCTCGCGGCGGCAGAGGCGCGGCTGGCCGCCGCCGAAGCCCGGCGGCAGTCGCTGGCCGCAGCCCGCGGGGAGCACATTGCTGCGGCTGCGCTGCACCAGGAGGAGCTGCGGGCTGCGGAAGCCGCTGCAAGAAATGCCGCCGAGCGCCTGGAGCTGCACGGCGGCACGCTGGAGGCTGCGCTGAAGGAGCAGGAGCTGCACAGGCTCTCGCTTACCCTAGCCCGCGAGCTGCAAGACGGGCAGCCTTGTCCGGTCTGCGGCAGCGGGCATCATCCCTCGCCTGCGTTGTCCCAGGACAGCGGCGGGCGGGAAGGCCTGGAAACCCAGCTCCAGCATATCCGTGCGCTTGAACGGCGCGCGCTGGAAACCCGCCATCTGTTCCGCAGCCTGCTGGAGCAGGATGGCGCATGGTTGGAACAGATTTATGGTGAAGGGGTTATAGGCGACGCTCTGAAAACACCTGCGGCTGCAGGACTGGCGCAGGACAGCGCGGATGCCTCTATTCATTCAGCTTCCGCCGGGATCAGCCCGGATGAAATGTTCTTATCCGGGCTGGAGGCGCAGCATGTATCCTTGAAAGCCCGCTCCGGCGAGCTGCGCCGGGGAGCGGCGGAATGGCAGCGGGGGATGCAGGAACAGCAGCAGCTATGCCACCAGGAAGCGGCTGCGGCCACTGCCGAGACGGCCTGGGTGGAAGGTCTTGCCGCCAAGGCTGGCGATCTTGCCGCCCGGTTGGGCACCTTGCGCCAGGACTGGGCGCGGCTGTTCCCTGAACTGGCCGCGGGTGAGGCCGAGAACGCCTATCGCGAAATGCTGGCAAAGGACGAACAGGCCGAGGAAATCAGAGGCCGGCTCGACATCAGCGTGAAGTTTCTTGAGGAGAAGGGCAATGCTGTACAAGTTCTGCAGGAAGAGATTGCCGTGCTGGATAAAGAACTGGCCCAGTGGAATGCCCAACTGGAAGGCAAAGAAGCGCTCGAACGCGAGAAGGAGCAGCGTCTGCTCCAGTGGACAGGAGGCCGTTCTGCCGCCGCCTTGCTGGAGGAATGCGAGCGGCGTCTTCAGGAGCTGCAGGCGGCGCTGGACAATAATAAGCAAAGGCACCGGCAGGCAGCGGACAAGGCACAGCATGAGGTGAAGGAGGCGGCCATTGCCCGCCAGGCGGCGGAATCAGCGCGTGAGCATAGCGCTGCGGCCGCGGCCCACTGGGAAGAGAGCCTGAACTCTTCTCCGTTTGCTTCCGCCTCTGAGGTTGAAGGGGCGGCGCTCATGCCGGAAGAACGCAGCAGAGCCGCTGCCCGTATTCGGGCTCACCGGGAGGAAGAAGCGGAAGTGACGCTGCAGCTGCGGAGCATTGAGGAGAAGCTGTCAGGAGCCTCCTTAAGCACTGAGGAATGGCAGGAGAGCCAGTCTGCCCTGCAGACATGCAAGGAAGACGATGAACGCTCGCTGCAGAGCCGAGCGCGCGCAGAGCGTGATCTTGAGGATCTGCAGCACCGCCATATCCGCTGGATGGAGCTCGAAGGTCAGCGTAAGGAGCATGCGGCGCAGCAGGACCGGCTGTCCAAGCTGCAGGCTGTGCTGCGCGGCAATGCCTTTGTGGAATATATCGCCGAAGAACAGCTGATGCAGGTATGCCAGGCCGCTTCACAGCGGCTGCGGTTCCTGAGCAAGCAGCGTTACGCACTGGAAGTTGACTCCGGAGGCGGCTTTGTTATCCGCGATGATGGCAATGGAGGAGTCAGACGTCCGGTCTCGACGCTGTCTGGCGGAGAAACCTTCCTGACCTCCCTCTCACTGGCGTTGGCCTTATCGGCACAGATTCAGCTGCGGGGTCAGTAT